One segment of Candidatus Kaelpia aquatica DNA contains the following:
- a CDS encoding tetratricopeptide repeat protein produces the protein MNIRNSRKFFGGLFLIVIVVIGGCFFIKTHWINKEEQTYSCYIKGEEYYSKEELDAAIRGYQKSIILSPEFYQGYYMIGRCYFKKGEYEEAISYLKKTLEIKPDYSDAHYLIAVVYAKRKLPQVDLAREHYDIAVHLGYAPPKIFTRYLENLEEFYQGD, from the coding sequence ATGAATATACGTAACTCCCGAAAATTTTTTGGGGGATTATTTTTAATAGTAATTGTTGTAATAGGGGGATGTTTTTTTATTAAAACACATTGGATAAACAAAGAAGAACAGACATATAGCTGCTACATAAAAGGAGAAGAATATTACAGCAAAGAGGAACTTGACGCTGCAATAAGGGGGTATCAAAAATCCATTATCCTCTCGCCAGAATTTTATCAAGGCTATTACATGATAGGCCGTTGTTACTTCAAAAAAGGAGAATACGAGGAAGCCATAAGCTATCTAAAAAAAACGCTTGAGATAAAACCTGATTATTCGGATGCACATTATCTTATAGCAGTTGTCTATGCGAAAAGAAAACTTCCTCAGGTTGACTTAGCAAGGGAGCATTATGATATAGCAGTGCACTTAGGATATGCTCCACCTAAAATAT